One window from the genome of Chloroflexota bacterium encodes:
- a CDS encoding enoyl-CoA hydratase/isomerase family protein — protein sequence MSYEDIVVTKEEGVGVIRLNRPKVLNALSKRLYREVDTAIGDMEADADIKAVIFTGTGDRAFSAGADIHEQVRDAENPPPPDPNRAEYSWHVATCTKPTIGALNGLSYGGGAVMASSFDIRVGCDRSRFRFLAASYGRVNSTWTLPMQVGWPKAKELLFSAKVVEPEEAYQIGLLNHLVEVDELMPKAMEIAKLIAANDARMVQGIKQLMTEDVGEGWRWMHDNESQAQKTYLAPTPVEEGFADFIARKGRKDA from the coding sequence ATGAGCTACGAAGACATTGTTGTTACCAAAGAGGAGGGCGTGGGCGTCATAAGGCTGAACAGGCCGAAAGTGCTGAACGCGCTCAGCAAGCGACTGTACCGCGAGGTTGACACCGCCATTGGCGACATGGAAGCCGACGCGGACATCAAGGCGGTGATATTCACCGGCACGGGCGATCGCGCGTTCTCCGCCGGCGCGGACATCCACGAACAGGTGCGAGACGCCGAAAACCCGCCTCCGCCCGACCCCAACCGTGCCGAGTATTCCTGGCATGTCGCCACCTGCACGAAGCCTACCATCGGCGCTCTCAACGGCCTGTCATACGGCGGCGGCGCGGTCATGGCGTCCAGCTTCGACATCCGCGTGGGCTGCGATCGCTCGCGATTCCGCTTCCTCGCCGCGTCATACGGCCGCGTGAACTCCACCTGGACATTGCCGATGCAGGTCGGCTGGCCCAAAGCTAAAGAGCTGCTGTTCAGCGCCAAAGTGGTGGAGCCTGAAGAGGCGTATCAGATTGGCTTGCTGAATCATCTCGTCGAAGTGGACGAGCTTATGCCTAAGGCGATGGAAATCGCCAAGCTAATCGCCGCCAACGACGCCCGCATGGTGCAGGGCATCAAGCAGCTGATGACCGAGGATGTCGGCGAGGGCTGGCGTTGGATGCACGACAACGAATCGCAAGCTCAGAAGACATATCTCGCGCCCACCCCGGTCGAAGAAGGCTTCGCGGATTTCATAGCGCGTAAGGGCCGCAAAGACGCCTAG
- a CDS encoding type II toxin-antitoxin system VapC family toxin gives MAEDREDYDDSGDSGPAPRGTSFLGDIVIDASLTLNWFLDEVVDPITSSVWTQMAQYEPFVPPIWHLEVRNVLLSSERRGRLAADRLDELLRDLTTLPIRNDELSDLDTAFALARTHGLSFYDATYLELAKRRRAPLATLDSALNRAAIAEGLPPLPQS, from the coding sequence TTGGCAGAAGACAGGGAAGACTATGACGACTCAGGAGATTCTGGACCTGCGCCACGAGGGACATCGTTTCTAGGTGATATAGTTATCGACGCTTCACTGACGCTTAACTGGTTTCTAGACGAAGTTGTCGATCCCATAACCAGTTCGGTATGGACTCAGATGGCTCAATATGAACCCTTCGTTCCACCGATATGGCACTTGGAAGTAAGGAATGTCCTCCTTTCGTCTGAACGACGTGGGCGCCTCGCTGCGGATCGCCTTGATGAACTCTTACGTGATTTGACTACATTACCCATCAGAAATGATGAATTATCAGACTTGGATACCGCTTTTGCGCTCGCAAGAACTCACGGTCTCTCATTCTACGACGCCACCTACTTAGAACTCGCGAAGAGACGCCGAGCGCCCCTCGCAACCCTAGACTCCGCCCTCAACCGTGCCGCCATCGCTGAAGGCTTACCCCCACTGCCGCAATCTTGA
- a CDS encoding CoA transferase — translation MTSANGKLKTPLEGIRVLDLGRYQAGPRCALMFARMGAEVIKVESVRGDESRANGPRVRGQSAYWVQYNSGKKSLAINLRTEKGKEVLRDLVKVSDILLQNFRPGTIDIMGFGYDKIKELNPKIIMINVSAYGQYGPNRDKVGFDPIGQAMGGLMTLTGYGDLPPIKTYFPLIDRITALHACIGALAALREREISGEGQALEVCLADTGFTVNEIPISAYLGGGVETTRPDEAVGGGGTPFGGMYETSDGYVILAAGNDNMWPRTCEALGHPEWLEDPRFETRDSRTEHVDVLEGEIGNWLKQRSTKQAVDELSAHSIPVAPVNTTEQAANEPQLHEREILMEVPDPVAGTMWVSGKSIKFSRTPMVVGSAPTVGQHTRELLSDILGYSDDQVQSLVDEEVVGVS, via the coding sequence ATGACATCTGCAAATGGCAAGTTGAAGACACCGCTTGAAGGCATACGAGTGTTGGATCTGGGACGCTATCAGGCCGGGCCGCGCTGCGCGTTGATGTTCGCGCGCATGGGTGCCGAGGTAATCAAGGTGGAGTCGGTGCGCGGCGACGAAAGCCGTGCGAACGGGCCCCGCGTGCGCGGGCAGTCCGCCTACTGGGTGCAGTACAACAGCGGCAAGAAGAGCCTCGCCATCAACCTGCGCACCGAAAAGGGCAAGGAAGTACTGCGCGACCTCGTGAAGGTGTCCGACATACTCTTGCAAAACTTCCGGCCCGGCACCATAGACATCATGGGCTTCGGCTACGACAAGATTAAAGAGCTGAACCCGAAAATCATCATGATTAACGTGTCGGCTTATGGGCAATACGGGCCCAACCGCGACAAAGTCGGCTTCGACCCCATCGGGCAGGCGATGGGCGGCTTGATGACGCTCACCGGGTACGGCGACCTTCCGCCAATCAAGACATACTTCCCGCTTATCGACCGTATCACCGCGCTGCACGCATGCATCGGCGCGCTGGCGGCATTGCGAGAGCGCGAAATTTCAGGGGAAGGACAAGCGCTCGAAGTCTGCCTTGCGGACACCGGCTTCACGGTCAACGAAATCCCCATCTCCGCGTATCTCGGCGGCGGCGTAGAGACCACGCGCCCGGACGAAGCGGTCGGCGGCGGCGGTACGCCATTCGGCGGCATGTACGAAACTTCCGACGGCTATGTCATACTTGCCGCCGGCAACGACAACATGTGGCCGCGCACCTGCGAGGCGCTAGGGCATCCCGAATGGCTGGAAGACCCGCGCTTCGAGACTCGCGATTCTCGCACCGAGCATGTGGATGTGCTCGAAGGTGAAATCGGCAATTGGCTCAAGCAGCGCAGCACGAAGCAGGCGGTGGACGAACTTTCGGCGCACAGCATACCCGTCGCGCCGGTGAACACCACCGAGCAGGCGGCGAACGAGCCGCAGCTGCACGAGCGCGAGATCCTGATGGAAGTGCCCGATCCCGTCGCAGGCACGATGTGGGTCAGCGGCAAGTCCATCAAGTTCAGCCGCACGCCGATGGTAGTGGGTTCTGCGCCGACAGTAGGGCAGCACACCCGCGAGTTGCTAAGCGACATTCTAGGCTATTCCGACGACCAAGTGCAGTCGCTGGTGGATGAGGAAGTGGTGGGGGTGAGTTAG